GAGCGTCTCTTGCCAGAAGACTTCAAGCCCCGCGCCGCGCAGCACAATGCCACGCAGGATCGAGAGGAAATAGCGCGCCGGATTGATATATGTCAGCGCCTGTATCGGCAGCGGCATGTTGCGGATCGGAAATGCAAAACCGGAGAGCATGAACGTCGGCAACAGCGAAAGCAGCGTCGCAAGCTGAAAGGCTTGTTCTTGCCGCGAGGAAACTGTCGAGACCCACAGCCCGAGTCCCAAACCACAGAGGATAAAGATCATTGCTTCGACATACAGCAATAGTAAATTGCCGCGCACAATCACATCGAACAGAACATAGCCCGTCAGGAGAATGAGCGATGTGCTGATGATCGAGATCAGCACATAGGGCAACGTCTTGCCGGCGATGAGCTCCATTGGATGGACTGGCGAAACGATGATCTGTTCGATCGTCCCGTTTTCGCGCTCGCGCACGATCGAAAGCGAAGTCGAGATCACCGTTGCGATCATGAGAATAAACCCGATGAGTCCCGGCACCAGAAACTTCGGACTCGTCAGCTCGGGATTATACCAGATGCGTGCGCGGTAATCAATTGGCAACGCCGGTCTCCCGC
The window above is part of the Bacteroidota bacterium genome. Proteins encoded here:
- a CDS encoding ABC transporter permease: MISLHRIRPIIKKEFRQIRRDKRSLGVLLVVPAFMLVLFGYALNYDVKHVPLAIYDQDRTTTSRELTDGFLHTEYFDKVAALTSDHQVDSVLTGQIARAVLVIPINFERDLRANRSVKIQVLVDGSNATNATAAAGYLAEMAQDYSTRLSLALLARAGGGRPALPIDYRARIWYNPELTSPKFLVPGLIGFILMIATVISTSLSIVRERENGTIEQIIVSPVHPMELIAGKTLPYVLISIISTSLILLTGYVLFDVIVRGNLLLLYVEAMIFILCGLGLGLWVSTVSSRQEQAFQLATLLSLLPTFMLSGFAFPIRNMPLPIQALTYINPARYFLSILRGIVLRGAGLEVFWQETLFMLAFATWIIVVSWNRLRKKVL